From Gimesia panareensis, the proteins below share one genomic window:
- a CDS encoding endonuclease/exonuclease/phosphatase family protein, with product MASKSKKKTSFIKSWKLRGLALLLIGLLSGGAIHFGGKQEQVTRWVKDFISSTVSSSTPADWDATEIDLPRSDQTIRIASFNIQVFGVSKMSKPQVPQILARIIQQFDVVAIQEIRAQDQSFLDDFLNIVNTGDHRYAYIVGARQGRTASKEQYAYFYNTDRIRVNEKWTYTVIDKYDKLHRPPYVAHFQTLSPSSENPFSFTLINIHTDPDETDQELNVLDDVYRVVANDGSQEDDVILLGDLNVDDQHLGELGRVADLMWTVSKTPTNTRLSKQYDNILFSQHRSQEFTGISGVYDFKTRFKLSEKEALTVSDHLPVWAEFQITEKGGIRQAGVQGAQPR from the coding sequence ATGGCTTCCAAATCCAAAAAGAAAACCTCATTCATCAAATCCTGGAAACTCCGCGGCCTGGCTTTACTGCTGATCGGTCTACTCAGCGGAGGAGCGATTCACTTCGGTGGTAAACAGGAGCAGGTCACGCGCTGGGTCAAAGATTTTATCTCCAGCACCGTTTCCAGTTCTACTCCCGCCGACTGGGATGCCACTGAAATCGATCTGCCCCGCTCGGACCAGACGATTCGCATCGCGAGCTTCAATATTCAGGTGTTTGGGGTCAGTAAGATGTCTAAGCCACAGGTTCCCCAGATCCTGGCACGCATCATTCAGCAGTTCGATGTCGTGGCAATTCAGGAAATCCGTGCCCAGGATCAGTCGTTTCTGGATGATTTTCTCAACATCGTGAATACCGGTGATCACCGCTACGCTTATATTGTCGGTGCCCGACAGGGTAGAACGGCGAGTAAAGAACAGTACGCCTACTTTTATAATACCGATCGGATCAGGGTGAATGAAAAATGGACCTACACCGTGATCGACAAATACGACAAGCTGCACCGTCCCCCGTATGTCGCACACTTCCAGACCTTGAGCCCTTCCAGCGAGAATCCCTTCAGCTTCACCCTGATCAACATTCACACCGATCCGGATGAAACCGACCAGGAACTCAACGTGCTCGACGATGTCTATCGGGTCGTTGCCAATGACGGCAGCCAGGAAGACGATGTGATTCTGCTGGGCGATCTGAACGTAGACGACCAGCACCTGGGAGAACTGGGACGTGTCGCTGACCTGATGTGGACCGTCTCCAAAACGCCCACTAATACGCGGCTGTCCAAACAGTACGATAATATCCTGTTCAGCCAACATCGCTCGCAGGAGTTTACCGGCATCTCCGGCGTGTATGATTTCAAAACCCGCTTCAAACTTTCGGAGAAAGAAGCGTTGACCGTCTCTGACCATCTTCCCGTCTGGGCTGAATTCCAGATTACAGAAAAGGGAGGCATTCGGCAGGCTGGTGTCCAGGGCGCCCAGCCCCGTTAA